In Sphingomonas sp. R1, a single genomic region encodes these proteins:
- the dnaK gene encoding molecular chaperone DnaK has protein sequence MAKVIGIDLGTTNSCVAVMEGGKPKVIENVEGARTTPSIVAFAKDGERLIGQPAKRQAVTNPDSTIFAVKRLIGRRFDDPVTKKDTELVPYTIARGPNGDAWVKAGGEEYSPSQISAFILQKMKETAESYLGESVTQAVITVPAYFNDAQRQATKDAGKIAGLEVLRIINEPTAAALAYGLDKDNNKTIAVYDLGGGTFDISVLEIGDGVFEVKATNGDTFLGGEDFDSTIVQYLADEFKKVEGIDLTKDKLALQRLKEAAEKAKIELSSAQTTEVNLPFITADQNGPKHLVKNITRADLERLVDDLIKRTLEPCRKALADAGVKADAIDEVVLVGGMTRMPKVRQIVKDFFGKEPHTGVNPDEVVAIGAAIQAGVLQGDVKDVLLLDVTPLSLGIETLGGVFTRMIDRNTTIPTKKSQVYSTADDNQQAVTIRVFQGEREMAADNKMLGQFDLVGIPPAPRGVPQIEVTFDIDANGIVNVSAKDKGTGKEQQIRIQASGGLSDGDIEQMVRDAEKFAEEDKKRRAAAEAKNNAESLVHTTERQLQENGDKVDAALKGEIEAAIAETKSAIESGDADAMTAKAQNLAQVAMKLGQAIYEKQAAENSSPNAGAAAGSEAGGEEVVDAEFSEVDDNKA, from the coding sequence ATGGCTAAAGTTATCGGTATCGACCTGGGCACGACCAACAGCTGCGTCGCCGTGATGGAAGGCGGCAAGCCCAAGGTCATCGAGAATGTCGAAGGCGCACGCACCACGCCGTCGATCGTCGCCTTCGCCAAGGATGGCGAGCGGCTGATCGGCCAGCCGGCCAAGCGCCAGGCGGTGACCAACCCGGACAGCACCATCTTCGCGGTGAAGCGCCTGATCGGCCGCCGCTTCGACGACCCCGTGACCAAGAAGGACACCGAGCTGGTGCCCTACACGATCGCGCGCGGTCCGAACGGCGACGCATGGGTCAAGGCCGGCGGCGAAGAATACAGCCCGTCGCAGATCTCGGCCTTCATCCTGCAGAAGATGAAGGAAACCGCCGAATCCTACCTCGGCGAGAGCGTGACGCAGGCCGTGATCACCGTGCCGGCCTATTTCAACGACGCCCAGCGCCAGGCGACCAAGGACGCCGGCAAGATCGCTGGCCTCGAAGTGCTGCGCATCATCAACGAGCCGACCGCGGCGGCGCTCGCCTATGGCCTCGACAAGGACAACAACAAGACCATCGCGGTCTATGACCTTGGCGGCGGCACCTTCGACATCTCCGTCCTCGAAATCGGCGACGGCGTGTTCGAGGTGAAGGCGACCAACGGCGACACCTTCCTCGGCGGCGAGGACTTCGACTCGACGATCGTCCAGTATCTGGCCGACGAGTTCAAGAAGGTCGAAGGCATCGACCTGACCAAGGACAAGCTGGCGCTGCAGCGCCTGAAGGAAGCGGCAGAGAAGGCGAAGATCGAGCTGAGCTCGGCGCAGACCACCGAGGTCAACCTGCCCTTCATCACCGCCGACCAGAACGGTCCGAAGCATCTGGTGAAGAACATCACCCGCGCCGATCTCGAGCGGCTGGTCGATGACCTGATCAAGCGCACCCTCGAGCCGTGCCGCAAGGCGCTGGCCGATGCTGGCGTCAAGGCCGATGCGATCGACGAGGTCGTGCTCGTCGGCGGCATGACCCGCATGCCCAAGGTCCGCCAGATCGTGAAGGACTTCTTCGGCAAGGAGCCGCACACCGGCGTGAACCCGGACGAAGTCGTCGCGATCGGCGCGGCGATCCAGGCGGGCGTGCTCCAGGGCGACGTCAAGGACGTGCTGCTGCTCGACGTGACCCCGCTGAGCCTCGGCATCGAGACGCTGGGCGGCGTGTTCACCCGCATGATCGATCGCAACACCACGATCCCGACCAAGAAGAGCCAGGTCTATTCGACTGCCGATGACAATCAGCAGGCGGTGACGATCCGCGTCTTCCAGGGCGAGCGCGAGATGGCGGCCGACAACAAGATGCTCGGCCAGTTCGACCTGGTCGGCATCCCGCCGGCACCACGCGGCGTGCCGCAGATCGAAGTCACCTTCGACATCGACGCCAACGGCATCGTCAACGTGTCCGCCAAGGACAAGGGCACCGGCAAGGAACAGCAGATCCGCATCCAGGCCTCGGGCGGCCTTTCGGACGGCGACATCGAGCAGATGGTGCGCGATGCCGAGAAGTTTGCCGAGGAAGACAAGAAGCGTCGTGCCGCGGCGGAAGCCAAGAACAACGCCGAAAGCCTCGTCCACACGACGGAGCGCCAGCTCCAGGAGAATGGCGACAAGGTCGACGCGGCGCTGAAGGGCGAGATCGAGGCGGCGATCGCCGAGACCAAGTCGGCGATCGAGAGCGGCGATGCCGATGCGATGACCGCCAAGGCCCAGAACCTCGCCCAGGTGGCGATGAAGCTCGGCCAGGCGATCTACGAGAAGCAGGCTGCCGAAAACTCCTCGCCGAACGCGGGCGCCGCGGCCGGCAGCGAAGCCGGTGGCGAGGAAGTGGTCGACGCCGAGTTCTCGGAAGTGGACGACAACAAGGCGTAA
- a CDS encoding tetratricopeptide repeat protein yields the protein MGTDRTFGGMAVLLLAGSSVFLAPPATGQTAEAKKQDELIVRGQRMPAAEAPRWATCEILARNPYFAALNGAAATNGVLGPPVFLPTRLPRNPDYGAPPLVPPGAPLPKPPKSRFGASILYSGLLASAGYTADAGADGSAEAASTGTVAQSPASADDVAAACAARYQPNSGSAEVSGRPSSIPIEFAGPTTKTNTAASRIAHDDTLPIALLLFDQRRFAESLIWFKRAANKLPLAAGGDEAALYIGKLLLMGPPALRDPAAGIRWLEKAATARFSPITDTPMFNPGVPELNTASGEASVILGNMYRSGYGGIARDAAESRKWFARALAVGHVPAAKMLGDLYRDGVDVPRDPAKAAAYYREAARLDLPAAQVALARLLEAGDGVRANPAEALAWYRAAARHENPDALYALARAYDLGQGVAANAGDALGLYKRAALAGSASAMTALGTYFYEGKQVARDAGAARRWFEQGARRGDADGMVDLAAMQIQGEGGDREVVQAWLWLKRAAALRHAAAPNAAAALERRMTPAERAAATAAIGQR from the coding sequence ATGGGGACGGATCGGACGTTCGGCGGCATGGCCGTGCTGTTGCTTGCCGGCAGCAGCGTTTTTCTCGCACCGCCCGCTACCGGGCAGACCGCGGAGGCAAAGAAGCAGGACGAACTCATCGTTCGCGGTCAGCGCATGCCGGCCGCGGAGGCCCCGCGCTGGGCGACCTGCGAGATCCTCGCGCGCAATCCCTATTTCGCCGCCCTGAACGGCGCCGCTGCCACGAACGGCGTGCTGGGACCGCCGGTGTTCCTGCCCACGCGGCTGCCGCGAAACCCGGACTATGGCGCGCCGCCGCTGGTGCCGCCGGGTGCGCCGCTGCCCAAGCCACCGAAGAGCCGCTTCGGCGCCTCCATCCTCTATTCCGGCCTGCTCGCCTCCGCAGGCTATACCGCCGATGCAGGTGCAGACGGCAGCGCGGAGGCGGCAAGCACCGGCACCGTTGCGCAGAGCCCTGCGTCGGCCGACGATGTCGCGGCCGCCTGTGCCGCGCGCTATCAGCCCAACAGCGGCAGCGCGGAGGTGTCCGGCCGCCCGTCGAGCATCCCCATCGAATTCGCCGGGCCAACCACAAAGACCAATACCGCCGCCTCGCGCATCGCCCATGACGACACGCTGCCGATCGCGCTCCTGCTGTTCGACCAGCGGCGATTTGCCGAATCCCTGATCTGGTTCAAGCGTGCCGCCAACAAGCTTCCTTTGGCCGCCGGGGGCGACGAGGCGGCACTGTATATCGGCAAGCTGCTGTTGATGGGTCCGCCGGCGCTGCGCGATCCGGCCGCAGGCATCCGCTGGCTGGAAAAGGCGGCCACCGCCCGCTTCAGCCCGATCACCGACACGCCGATGTTCAACCCCGGCGTGCCCGAGCTCAACACCGCCTCGGGCGAGGCCTCGGTGATCCTCGGCAACATGTACCGCTCCGGCTATGGCGGCATTGCCAGGGACGCAGCGGAATCCCGCAAATGGTTCGCCCGCGCGTTGGCGGTGGGGCATGTGCCCGCCGCCAAGATGCTCGGCGACCTGTATCGCGATGGGGTCGACGTGCCGCGCGATCCTGCCAAAGCGGCCGCCTATTACCGCGAGGCGGCCAGGCTCGACCTGCCCGCCGCGCAGGTAGCGCTGGCCCGCTTGCTGGAAGCCGGTGACGGCGTGAGGGCCAACCCGGCGGAAGCGCTCGCCTGGTACCGCGCGGCAGCCCGCCACGAAAATCCCGACGCCCTGTATGCGCTGGCCCGCGCGTATGATCTCGGGCAGGGCGTTGCTGCAAATGCCGGGGACGCTCTCGGCCTCTACAAGCGCGCTGCGCTCGCCGGCAGCGCGAGCGCGATGACCGCGCTCGGCACCTATTTCTACGAGGGCAAGCAGGTCGCCCGCGACGCAGGCGCCGCCCGCCGCTGGTTCGAGCAGGGGGCACGGCGCGGCGACGCCGACGGCATGGTCGACCTCGCGGCGATGCAGATCCAGGGGGAGGGCGGCGACCGGGAGGTGGTGCAGGCCTGGCTATGGCTGAAGCGCGCTGCGGCGCTGCGCCATGCGGCGGCACCGAATGCCGCAGCGGCCCTGGAGCGCCGCATGACGCCGGCAGAGCGCGCCGCCGCTACCGCCGCCATCGGGCAGCGCTGA
- the dnaJ gene encoding molecular chaperone DnaJ, whose protein sequence is MTTEVDYYELLEVERSADDATIKSSYRKLAMKYHPDKNAGCKDSEAKFKAISEAYDCLKDPQKRAAYDRFGHAAFQNGGGGHAGGQGDFGAFSDIFESVFGEFMGGGRGGGRPQRRGADLRYDMEISLEQAFHGHSTDITIDVSGPCDSCNGSGATPGTKAKTCTTCAGHGKVRAQQGFFMVERTCPTCHGAGEVIAEPCRSCRGEGRTDKTKTLKIEIPPGVDEGTRIRLTGEGEAGARGAPAGDLYIFLHVTRHSLYERQGTTLYANAPISFTTAALGGEIRIPGLDGEEHVIKIHAGTQSGREMRHRGAGMPVLQGRGRGDLVVRLEVETPTKLTAKQRELLEEFRKTETGEECPQSSGFFAKLKAALG, encoded by the coding sequence ATGACCACCGAAGTCGATTATTACGAACTGCTCGAAGTCGAGCGCAGCGCGGACGATGCGACGATCAAGTCGTCCTACCGCAAGCTCGCGATGAAATATCACCCGGACAAGAATGCCGGGTGCAAGGATTCCGAGGCGAAGTTCAAGGCGATCAGCGAAGCCTATGACTGCCTGAAGGATCCCCAGAAGCGCGCGGCGTACGACCGCTTCGGCCATGCCGCGTTCCAGAACGGCGGCGGCGGCCATGCCGGCGGCCAGGGCGATTTCGGCGCGTTCAGCGACATTTTCGAAAGCGTGTTCGGCGAATTCATGGGCGGCGGGCGCGGCGGCGGCCGGCCCCAGCGGCGCGGCGCGGACCTGCGCTACGACATGGAAATCTCGCTCGAGCAGGCGTTCCACGGCCATTCGACCGACATCACCATCGACGTCTCTGGCCCCTGCGACAGCTGCAACGGCTCGGGTGCCACGCCCGGCACCAAGGCCAAGACCTGCACCACCTGCGCCGGCCACGGCAAGGTGCGCGCGCAGCAGGGCTTCTTCATGGTCGAGCGCACCTGCCCCACCTGCCACGGCGCCGGCGAGGTGATCGCCGAGCCCTGCCGCAGCTGCCGCGGCGAGGGCCGGACCGACAAGACCAAGACGCTCAAGATCGAGATTCCGCCCGGCGTCGACGAAGGCACCCGCATCCGCCTGACCGGCGAGGGCGAGGCCGGCGCGCGCGGGGCACCGGCGGGCGATCTCTACATCTTCCTCCATGTGACGCGCCATTCGCTCTACGAGCGCCAGGGCACGACGCTGTACGCCAATGCGCCGATCAGCTTCACCACCGCGGCACTGGGCGGCGAGATCCGCATTCCGGGGCTCGATGGCGAAGAGCATGTGATCAAGATCCACGCCGGCACCCAGTCCGGACGCGAGATGCGCCATCGCGGCGCCGGCATGCCGGTGCTGCAGGGACGCGGCCGCGGCGACCTCGTCGTGCGGCTGGAGGTCGAGACGCCGACCAAGCTGACGGCCAAGCAGCGCGAACTGCTCGAGGAATTCCGCAAGACCGAAACGGGCGAGGAATGCCCGCAGTCGAGCGGCTTCTTCGCCAAGCTGAAGGCGGCGCTCGGTTGA
- a CDS encoding GNAT family N-acetyltransferase, giving the protein MSAVVPVPLRFMIGARTLLTLRPRLVRVALTLREAREGQPAALPRLPADAQGYLLTSLPEAQIAAMRSEGMLALVRQRYTRSFVDLSAGFDHWFSGLSGNTRQGLKRKAKRLAAASGGALDIRRFRSPDELAAFHPVARALSARTYQERLLGAGLPEDLAMLQQRAACDAVRAWLLYLRARPIAYLCCTAVGDTLLYSHVGHDPDAAALSPGAVLQLEALRDLFEDRFSWFDFTEGEGQHKRQMASGGIACVDLLLLRPRLANRLLLTALGGFDASIAFAKRAVRWVGVEAMARGLRRGARAPAAAPAGSPQSNGTRSTRAAERP; this is encoded by the coding sequence GTGAGCGCCGTCGTCCCGGTGCCGCTGCGCTTCATGATCGGCGCGCGCACGCTGCTCACGCTGCGGCCCCGGCTGGTGCGAGTGGCGCTCACGTTGCGCGAGGCACGCGAGGGGCAGCCTGCCGCCCTCCCGCGTCTGCCGGCAGACGCGCAGGGATATCTGCTCACCTCGCTGCCCGAAGCCCAGATCGCCGCGATGCGGAGCGAGGGCATGCTGGCCCTGGTTCGGCAGCGCTACACGCGCAGCTTCGTGGACCTTTCCGCCGGCTTCGATCACTGGTTCAGCGGGCTTTCCGGCAACACGCGCCAGGGGTTGAAGCGAAAGGCCAAGCGGCTCGCGGCGGCGTCCGGCGGGGCGCTCGACATACGGCGTTTTCGGTCGCCCGACGAACTGGCCGCCTTCCATCCGGTCGCGCGGGCGCTGTCGGCACGCACCTATCAGGAGCGCCTACTGGGGGCAGGCCTGCCAGAGGATCTCGCGATGTTGCAGCAACGCGCAGCATGCGATGCGGTGCGTGCGTGGCTGCTCTATCTGCGGGCGCGGCCGATTGCCTATCTCTGCTGCACGGCGGTTGGCGATACGCTGCTCTACAGCCATGTCGGCCATGATCCCGACGCGGCGGCGCTGTCGCCCGGCGCCGTGCTGCAGCTGGAGGCGCTGCGTGACCTTTTCGAGGATCGTTTCAGCTGGTTCGACTTCACCGAGGGCGAGGGGCAGCACAAGCGCCAGATGGCCAGCGGCGGCATCGCTTGTGTCGACCTGTTGCTGCTACGCCCCAGGCTCGCCAACCGGTTGCTGCTGACGGCCTTGGGCGGCTTCGACGCCAGTATCGCCTTCGCGAAACGTGCGGTACGATGGGTGGGTGTCGAGGCGATGGCGCGGGGTCTGCGGCGGGGCGCCCGCGCCCCGGCCGCAGCGCCGGCGGGTTCGCCTCAATCCAATGGTACGCGGTCCACGCGGGCAGCGGAAAGGCCGTAA
- a CDS encoding polysaccharide deacetylase, whose amino-acid sequence MPLVFLTIDTELMWRHHVAGLDPAEMVARSFEPAGVGVGWQLERLAAHGLKACFFVDPMPALVHGLAPITAVIQAIRAAGQEVQLHLHPNWTGACARDRTRLPGRFELIDYGPAEQARLIAQARTLLMQAGAPAPIAFRAGSYAANDATLTALAAQGFVYDSSHDGSEHPWPSAIGLAPRHIAPVLHQGMIEVPVTLIDAGARLRHFQICALSVREMQAALDHAVRARHAAVTIVSHGFELANRAGTRPNGVHVRRFEALCRMLAARRAVLPTAHFADRPLLPLHQTDAPLVSSYLRTSLRQAEQLWSNLIEERAG is encoded by the coding sequence ATGCCCCTTGTGTTCCTGACGATCGATACCGAGCTGATGTGGCGCCACCACGTCGCCGGTCTCGATCCGGCGGAAATGGTCGCGCGGTCCTTCGAACCGGCAGGCGTGGGCGTCGGCTGGCAGCTCGAGCGGCTGGCGGCGCACGGCCTGAAGGCCTGTTTCTTTGTCGATCCGATGCCGGCGCTGGTGCACGGGCTCGCCCCGATCACCGCCGTGATTCAGGCGATCCGGGCGGCGGGGCAGGAAGTGCAGCTGCACTTGCACCCCAACTGGACTGGCGCCTGCGCGCGCGATCGCACCCGGCTGCCGGGCCGGTTCGAGCTGATCGATTATGGCCCGGCGGAACAGGCACGCCTGATCGCCCAGGCCCGGACGCTGCTGATGCAGGCGGGCGCACCCGCGCCGATCGCGTTTCGCGCCGGCAGCTATGCCGCCAATGATGCGACGCTGACGGCGCTTGCCGCGCAGGGCTTTGTCTATGATTCCAGCCATGACGGCTCCGAACATCCCTGGCCGAGTGCGATCGGGCTCGCCCCCCGCCACATCGCGCCGGTGCTGCACCAGGGCATGATCGAAGTGCCGGTGACGTTGATCGACGCCGGCGCGCGACTGCGCCATTTTCAGATATGTGCGCTGTCGGTGCGCGAGATGCAGGCGGCGCTCGATCATGCCGTGCGGGCGCGCCATGCGGCGGTGACGATCGTGAGCCATGGCTTCGAACTCGCCAACCGTGCCGGCACCCGGCCCAATGGGGTGCATGTCCGCCGCTTCGAAGCACTGTGCCGGATGCTGGCGGCGCGGCGCGCGGTGCTGCCCACCGCACATTTCGCCGATCGCCCACTGCTGCCGCTCCACCAGACGGATGCGCCGCTCGTCTCCAGCTATCTGCGGACCAGCCTGCGCCAGGCCGAGCAGCTCTGGTCCAATCTGATCGAGGAGCGGGCGGGGTGA
- a CDS encoding copper chaperone PCu(A)C: MRTLAGLLTVLVLGACSPQADGVKVDGAWIRLPAVAGQPGAAYFTLHGGREAETLVSVSTRAADRAEMHDSTKDVGGIVKMTQIASLDLPVGTQVKFAPGGKHVMLFGVVSNVHAGEKVPLTLRFASGHQVTAVADVAVPGGEAR, translated from the coding sequence ATGCGCACTCTGGCGGGGCTTTTGACGGTTCTGGTGCTGGGGGCGTGCTCGCCCCAGGCGGACGGCGTGAAGGTGGACGGCGCCTGGATCCGCTTGCCCGCCGTGGCCGGCCAGCCGGGGGCGGCGTATTTCACACTGCATGGCGGCCGCGAGGCGGAAACGCTCGTGTCCGTGTCCACGCGCGCCGCGGACCGCGCCGAAATGCATGACAGCACCAAGGATGTCGGCGGCATCGTCAAGATGACCCAGATCGCCAGCCTGGATCTGCCGGTGGGCACTCAGGTGAAGTTCGCCCCGGGCGGGAAGCATGTCATGCTGTTCGGCGTGGTCTCGAACGTCCACGCCGGCGAGAAAGTGCCGCTGACGTTGCGCTTCGCCAGCGGCCACCAGGTGACGGCGGTTGCGGACGTCGCGGTGCCCGGCGGCGAGGCACGCTAG
- a CDS encoding PRC-barrel domain-containing protein produces MSDSPETTSLLVTARVEGLKVRSRDGDSLGQVQAFMVEKGSGRTLYAVLSLGGFLGMGKSYYPLPFELVSYDVTGDDYVVTIDRRVLEGGPSWASNAPEFTQAYADRVSNYYGLSAARVDRVPLD; encoded by the coding sequence ATGTCCGATTCGCCCGAAACCACCAGCCTGCTCGTCACCGCCCGCGTCGAAGGGCTCAAGGTGCGTAGCCGCGATGGGGACTCGCTGGGGCAGGTACAGGCCTTCATGGTGGAGAAGGGCAGCGGTCGCACGCTGTACGCCGTCCTCAGCCTCGGCGGCTTCCTGGGCATGGGCAAGAGCTATTACCCCCTGCCTTTCGAACTCGTGTCCTACGACGTGACGGGCGACGATTATGTGGTCACGATCGACCGCCGCGTGCTCGAAGGCGGGCCGAGCTGGGCAAGCAACGCGCCCGAATTCACCCAGGCCTATGCCGATCGCGTCTCGAACTATTACGGCCTTTCCGCTGCCCGCGTGGACCGCGTACCATTGGATTGA
- a CDS encoding spermidine synthase: protein MTPRELLDTADVPGGEPLRLFRRGDDHMIVLERNELMNSRMSGSEEALAVMTLERLGKREARVLIGGYGMGFTLRAALGVLGGNARVTVAELVPKIVDWARGPMAALTNGCLDDPRVKVVFDDVGRVIADGQNAYDAILLDVDNGPDGLTRVGNDSLYSMRGLDFARQALRPGGILAVWSAAPDPAFARRMRDSGFQVEEVAVRARQNGKGPRHVIWFGKRR from the coding sequence ATGACGCCCCGCGAACTGCTCGATACCGCCGACGTCCCCGGCGGCGAACCGCTGCGGCTGTTCCGCCGGGGCGACGATCACATGATCGTGCTCGAGCGCAATGAGCTGATGAACAGCCGGATGAGCGGTTCGGAAGAAGCGCTGGCGGTGATGACGCTCGAACGGCTCGGCAAGCGCGAGGCGCGGGTGCTGATCGGCGGATACGGCATGGGCTTCACGCTCCGCGCGGCGCTTGGCGTGCTCGGTGGCAACGCCAGGGTAACGGTGGCCGAACTCGTCCCCAAGATCGTCGACTGGGCGCGCGGGCCGATGGCGGCGCTCACCAACGGGTGCCTCGACGATCCGCGCGTGAAGGTGGTGTTCGACGATGTCGGGCGGGTGATCGCCGACGGGCAGAATGCCTATGACGCGATCCTGCTCGACGTCGACAACGGCCCCGACGGGCTGACCCGGGTGGGCAACGACAGCCTCTATTCGATGCGCGGCCTCGATTTCGCGAGGCAAGCGCTCCGCCCCGGCGGCATCCTCGCGGTGTGGTCGGCAGCGCCCGACCCGGCCTTCGCTCGCAGGATGCGCGACAGCGGGTTCCAGGTCGAGGAAGTCGCCGTCCGCGCCCGCCAGAACGGCAAGGGCCCGCGCCACGTGATCTGGTTCGGCAAGCGCAGGTGA